One segment of Nostoc flagelliforme CCNUN1 DNA contains the following:
- a CDS encoding tetratricopeptide repeat protein, which produces MGLSFFKYRIAGLVSLMLLVSISFPSVSLSAPLPSKLAQSNVKTAVDWLNQGLQAIQAGKVQDAIAAFKQATQLDPALAPAHYNLGLAFRQTGQLQPSADAFYRATQADPKFAPAFANLGGALLEGNNLQLANDYLRRALELDPKLGFAHYNLGLVREQQRDCQGAIASFKKAIEYSKNAPEPPYHIGMCYLQQGKLDQARDAFNQAVKINPKYPEAYYNLGSIWFQQRKLQEALEAFRKSAEANSNYPNAYYGAGLVFMQLRQYGDAVQVLQFARDLYSAQRNPQWAKNAEQLLQQAQNLNYQPR; this is translated from the coding sequence ATGGGATTATCATTCTTTAAATATCGCATAGCCGGGTTAGTAAGTTTGATGCTGCTTGTTAGTATTTCCTTTCCCTCTGTTTCTCTATCTGCTCCTCTCCCCTCAAAGCTGGCACAATCTAATGTTAAAACTGCTGTGGACTGGTTAAACCAGGGCTTACAAGCAATTCAGGCGGGAAAGGTACAAGATGCGATCGCAGCCTTTAAACAAGCAACTCAATTAGATCCGGCATTAGCACCAGCACACTATAATTTAGGGTTAGCATTCCGACAAACGGGACAATTACAACCCTCTGCGGATGCATTTTATCGAGCAACGCAAGCCGATCCTAAGTTTGCTCCGGCTTTTGCTAATTTAGGTGGGGCGTTGTTAGAGGGGAATAATTTACAGTTAGCTAACGATTACTTGCGGCGAGCGTTAGAACTTGATCCAAAACTAGGATTTGCCCACTATAACTTGGGGTTGGTACGAGAACAGCAACGAGATTGCCAAGGAGCGATCGCATCTTTTAAAAAAGCCATAGAATATAGCAAAAATGCACCAGAGCCTCCTTATCATATAGGGATGTGTTATCTCCAACAAGGCAAACTCGATCAAGCCAGAGATGCCTTTAATCAGGCAGTAAAAATTAATCCGAAGTATCCAGAAGCTTACTACAATCTCGGCTCAATTTGGTTTCAGCAACGCAAATTACAAGAGGCATTAGAGGCTTTTAGAAAATCAGCCGAAGCTAACTCTAACTATCCCAACGCTTATTATGGTGCAGGGTTAGTTTTTATGCAGTTAAGGCAATATGGGGATGCAGTCCAAGTATTGCAATTTGCTAGAGATTTATACAGCGCTCAGAGGAATCCTCAATGGGCGAAAAATGCCGAGCAATTGTTGCAACAGGCACAAAATTTAAATTACCAACCTCGCTGA
- a CDS encoding nuclease A inhibitor family protein, whose protein sequence is MSGGIVEKLKEASSGLLMMSESDYPFEVVQWKGAAPATQEKILQLTGSQDLPVEVVDLDYLFRNCAFEQEWHNELQKKDIQKFQTLVQTLKDNLSKISVYRVGKINIDAYIIGQTKDGDLAGVVTKLVET, encoded by the coding sequence ATGAGCGGCGGGATTGTCGAAAAACTAAAGGAAGCTAGTAGTGGCTTGTTAATGATGAGCGAGTCGGATTATCCTTTCGAGGTTGTTCAGTGGAAAGGTGCTGCACCTGCAACACAGGAGAAAATATTACAACTAACAGGTTCTCAAGACCTGCCAGTAGAAGTAGTAGACTTGGATTATCTCTTTCGTAATTGTGCATTTGAGCAAGAGTGGCACAATGAATTACAGAAAAAAGATATTCAAAAATTTCAAACACTTGTCCAGACACTTAAAGATAATCTTAGTAAGATCAGCGTTTATCGTGTTGGAAAAATAAATATTGACGCTTACATCATAGGACAAACTAAAGATGGTGACTTAGCTGGAGTAGTAACAAAACTGGTTGAAACCTAG
- a CDS encoding elongation factor G produces the protein MNEKVKSGSRNVAIVGPYLSGKTTLLESLLFVTGAISRKGSVKDSNTVGDSAAESRDRHMSVEVSAASTEYNGIRFTFIDCPGSIEFAQETYNALMGVDAAIVVCEPIRDAFGGQSLRVLTLAPLLKFLDDWEIPHLVFVNKMDRANIHVLETLHALKAVSSRPLVAHQYPIMNGEQLTGFIDMVSEQAYQYHPGAPADPIPFPESLKEEEHIARAEMLEALANFDDHLLEELLEDIEPPQEEILKDLKMELGADLVVPVFFGVAEQDYGVRPLLEALLREAPEPETTAERRLKNIKGDTALAQVLKTYYTPQGGKLSLVRVWRGKLTDGIVLNGIRTGGIYRLMGQQQQSVNQVNAGEIVALSRLEGIKTGDTISTEQQSAIKLPKAVELEPVYALAITPEKRNDEVKLSSAITKLLEEDCSLAWEQHGDTHEVILWGQGEIHLQVALDRLRRKYNLPMTTHLPQVPYKETIRKTVASVHGRYKHQSGGHGQFGDVFLEIKPLPRGTGFNFNETIVGGVVPKQYIPGVEMGVREFLTHGPLGFPIVDLAVTLTNGSYHNVDSSEQAFKQAARLAMQTGIPQAEPTLLEPILRVEVTTPSEFTSKVLQLLSGRRGQILGYEGRNDWQGWDNISAYLPQAEMQNFIVELRSLTLGVGSFHWEYDHLQEVPEKLAERVIHSNGNGGNGNGK, from the coding sequence ATGAACGAAAAAGTAAAATCGGGTTCGCGGAATGTTGCAATTGTCGGGCCTTATTTAAGTGGAAAAACCACTTTACTAGAAAGCTTGTTATTTGTCACAGGGGCAATTTCTCGCAAAGGGAGTGTTAAGGACAGCAATACAGTGGGAGATAGTGCTGCCGAGTCGCGCGATCGCCACATGAGTGTAGAAGTCAGCGCCGCTAGCACTGAGTATAACGGCATTCGCTTCACTTTTATTGACTGTCCGGGAAGTATAGAATTTGCTCAAGAAACGTACAATGCTTTAATGGGAGTTGATGCGGCAATTGTAGTTTGCGAACCCATCCGCGATGCCTTCGGCGGGCAAAGCCTACGCGTCCTCACCCTTGCCCCTCTATTGAAATTCCTCGACGATTGGGAAATTCCCCACCTCGTCTTCGTCAACAAAATGGATCGGGCGAATATTCACGTTTTGGAAACGTTGCACGCCCTGAAAGCAGTATCTAGCCGTCCCCTGGTAGCGCATCAATATCCCATCATGAATGGGGAACAACTCACCGGCTTTATCGATATGGTGAGTGAACAGGCATATCAATATCATCCAGGCGCACCTGCTGACCCCATCCCCTTCCCCGAAAGTTTAAAAGAAGAAGAACATATAGCGCGGGCAGAAATGCTCGAAGCCTTAGCAAATTTTGACGACCATTTACTCGAAGAACTTTTAGAAGACATCGAACCTCCTCAAGAGGAAATCCTCAAAGATTTAAAAATGGAATTAGGGGCAGATTTAGTAGTGCCCGTTTTCTTTGGTGTGGCAGAACAAGATTATGGTGTTAGACCTCTATTAGAAGCCTTGTTACGGGAAGCCCCCGAACCAGAAACCACAGCAGAACGTCGTTTAAAAAACATAAAAGGTGATACAGCTTTAGCGCAGGTATTAAAAACTTACTACACTCCCCAAGGTGGCAAACTCTCTCTGGTGCGTGTCTGGCGTGGCAAATTAACTGATGGCATCGTCCTCAATGGCATTCGCACTGGTGGAATTTACCGCCTCATGGGACAACAACAGCAGTCAGTTAACCAAGTTAATGCTGGTGAAATTGTCGCATTAAGCCGTTTAGAAGGAATCAAGACAGGCGATACAATTTCCACAGAACAGCAGTCGGCAATAAAATTACCCAAAGCTGTAGAGTTGGAACCAGTGTATGCCCTCGCTATTACACCAGAAAAGCGCAACGATGAAGTAAAACTCAGCAGTGCCATCACCAAGTTATTAGAAGAAGACTGCTCACTTGCTTGGGAACAACACGGCGATACCCACGAAGTTATTCTTTGGGGTCAAGGCGAAATTCATTTACAAGTCGCCCTAGATAGACTGCGCCGCAAATATAATTTGCCGATGACAACTCACTTACCGCAAGTGCCTTACAAAGAAACCATCCGCAAAACAGTGGCTTCAGTTCATGGCCGCTACAAACATCAAAGCGGTGGTCACGGACAGTTTGGTGATGTTTTTCTCGAAATCAAGCCTTTACCACGTGGTACAGGTTTTAACTTTAATGAAACCATTGTCGGCGGTGTGGTTCCTAAACAGTACATCCCTGGCGTGGAAATGGGCGTGCGGGAATTTCTGACACATGGGCCTTTGGGCTTCCCAATAGTGGATTTGGCGGTAACTCTGACTAATGGTTCGTATCACAACGTTGATAGTTCCGAACAAGCCTTTAAACAAGCTGCCCGATTGGCAATGCAAACGGGAATACCCCAAGCAGAACCTACCCTGTTAGAACCAATTCTGCGGGTGGAAGTGACCACACCTAGCGAATTTACTTCCAAAGTGCTGCAACTGTTGAGTGGTAGACGGGGACAAATTTTAGGCTATGAAGGCAGAAACGATTGGCAAGGCTGGGATAATATCTCTGCATACTTGCCACAAGCAGAGATGCAAAACTTTATTGTAGAGCTGCGATCGCTCACCTTGGGCGTTGGTTCCTTCCACTGGGAATATGACCATCTCCAGGAAGTGCCAGAAAAGCTTGCTGAACGTGTCATTCACAGCAATGGTAATGGCGGTAACGGCAACGGCAAGTAA
- a CDS encoding PIN domain-containing protein yields the protein METHHFGFWDAQIWATARLNQIEEVYTEDFASGATVEGVRFTNPFID from the coding sequence GTGGAAACCCATCACTTCGGGTTTTGGGACGCGCAAATTTGGGCAACGGCGCGACTCAACCAAATTGAAGAAGTTTATACTGAGGACTTTGCATCAGGTGCGACGGTTGAGGGCGTGCGGTTTACGAATCCTTTTATAGATTGA